The following proteins come from a genomic window of Anaerobutyricum hallii:
- the malQ gene encoding 4-alpha-glucanotransferase — translation MKRSAGILLSVSSLPSKYGIGCFSEAAYKFVDWLKEAGQTYWQILPLGPTSYGDSPYQSFSTFAGNPYFISLEEFVNQGLLTREECNAADFESNIDKVDYEKLYKSRYALLHKAYEKCDVEKNADFLEFCRKNEWIEDYALFMAIKDKCKGTAWAEWEEDIRLRKTDALKKYSDKLRYEVNYYKFLQYNFYTQWEKLKKYANEKGIQIIGDIPIYVAFDSADTWAHPELFQFDEENIPCAVAGCPPDGFSATGQLWGNPLYKWDYHKKTGYEWWISRMKHCFELYDVVRIDHFRGFDEYYSIPYGNETAIGGHWEKGPGIELFRAIEKALGKKDVIVEDLGFMTNSVRQLVKESGFPNMKVLEFAFDARDIGGGSEYLPHTYDENCVAYTGTHDNQTVKSWFETITDEERQMVRDYLCDTYTPDEKIYKPFIGTLMRSKANVCIIPMQDYLGYGDECRMNTPSTVGENWRWRMKETDMSEALKAEICRITTLCGRRHIFDRT, via the coding sequence ATGAAAAGAAGCGCAGGAATTTTACTTTCCGTATCAAGCCTTCCGTCAAAATATGGAATAGGATGTTTCTCAGAAGCGGCGTATAAATTCGTAGACTGGTTAAAAGAAGCAGGACAGACATACTGGCAAATTCTCCCGTTGGGACCAACAAGCTATGGAGATTCACCATACCAGTCTTTTTCCACATTTGCAGGAAATCCTTATTTTATAAGTTTGGAGGAATTCGTAAATCAGGGGTTGCTCACAAGGGAAGAATGTAATGCGGCAGATTTCGAATCTAATATTGATAAAGTTGATTATGAGAAATTATATAAAAGCAGATACGCATTACTGCATAAAGCATATGAAAAATGTGATGTAGAAAAAAATGCAGATTTTTTAGAATTTTGCAGGAAAAATGAGTGGATTGAAGATTATGCTCTGTTCATGGCAATCAAAGATAAATGTAAAGGCACAGCATGGGCTGAATGGGAAGAAGACATTCGTTTAAGAAAAACAGATGCATTAAAAAAGTATAGTGATAAATTACGATATGAGGTAAATTATTATAAATTTTTGCAATATAATTTTTACACACAATGGGAAAAACTAAAAAAATATGCGAACGAGAAAGGCATACAGATTATCGGAGACATTCCGATTTATGTTGCATTTGACAGTGCAGACACATGGGCGCATCCAGAGTTATTCCAGTTTGATGAAGAAAATATTCCATGTGCTGTCGCAGGCTGTCCGCCAGATGGATTCTCTGCAACCGGTCAGTTGTGGGGAAATCCCCTTTATAAATGGGACTATCATAAAAAGACAGGATACGAATGGTGGATTTCCAGAATGAAGCACTGTTTTGAACTGTATGATGTAGTGCGAATCGACCATTTCAGAGGATTTGATGAATATTATTCTATTCCATATGGAAATGAAACAGCAATCGGTGGTCATTGGGAAAAAGGACCGGGAATAGAATTATTCAGAGCGATAGAAAAGGCATTAGGTAAAAAAGACGTAATTGTCGAAGATTTGGGATTTATGACAAACTCCGTACGACAATTAGTAAAAGAAAGCGGATTTCCAAATATGAAAGTATTAGAGTTTGCCTTTGATGCAAGAGATATTGGTGGAGGAAGTGAATACCTTCCACATACTTATGATGAGAACTGTGTCGCTTACACAGGAACCCATGATAACCAGACAGTAAAATCCTGGTTTGAAACAATCACAGATGAAGAAAGACAGATGGTAAGGGATTATCTCTGTGATACTTACACACCAGACGAAAAAATCTATAAACCATTTATTGGAACTTTAATGAGAAGTAAAGCAAATGTCTGCATTATTCCTATGCAGGATTATCTGGGATATGGAGATGAATGTCGAATGAATACACCTTCTACAGTTGGAGAGAATTGGAGATGGCGGATGAAGGAAACAGATATGAGCGAGGCTTTGAAAGCGGAAATCTGCAGGATTACAACATTATGCGGAAGAAGGCATATTTTTGACAGGACATAG
- a CDS encoding sugar O-acetyltransferase, with product MKSIIEWNRMMEGKLYNPYKVGDDSWENIREALKLFNESKFWKDSSALENLKQFLGSAPDDLVLTPPVYFDHGDRIFFGKHFYANTDLTILDENKVIFGDNVFLAPHVSIYTAGHPIDAEIRNTHVEYAKPVTIGSDVWIGGNTVINPGVTIGSNAVIGSGSVVTKDIPDNTVAAGNPCKVIRPITQEDKNYWTIQYEEYKTASD from the coding sequence ATGAAATCAATTATTGAATGGAATCGTATGATGGAGGGAAAGTTATATAATCCCTATAAGGTTGGCGATGATTCCTGGGAGAATATTCGAGAAGCTTTAAAACTTTTTAATGAATCTAAATTCTGGAAAGATAGCAGTGCATTGGAGAATTTAAAACAATTTTTAGGTTCTGCCCCGGATGACTTGGTATTAACTCCTCCTGTTTACTTTGATCATGGAGACAGAATTTTTTTTGGAAAGCATTTTTATGCAAATACAGATCTTACTATTTTGGATGAAAATAAGGTTATCTTTGGTGATAACGTTTTTCTTGCACCGCATGTTAGTATTTATACTGCTGGACATCCTATTGACGCAGAAATCAGAAATACACATGTTGAATATGCGAAGCCTGTTACTATCGGCTCAGATGTATGGATAGGAGGTAACACCGTTATTAATCCCGGTGTTACCATAGGCAGTAATGCTGTCATTGGTTCAGGCTCCGTTGTGACAAAAGATATTCCTGATAATACGGTTGCTGCGGGAAACCCATGCAAAGTAATTCGACCAATCACGCAGGAAGATAAAAATTATTGGACAATACAATATGAAGAATACAAAACAGCATCTGATTGA